From the Erythrolamprus reginae isolate rEryReg1 chromosome Z, rEryReg1.hap1, whole genome shotgun sequence genome, one window contains:
- the NR4A3 gene encoding nuclear receptor subfamily 4 group A member 3 isoform X1, with the protein MTLIKICLSLCVYLSLFFLLSISVSLIVSLSLCFSFSLCVSLEPRLEKPSLVSPGSSHNTVEGSSSQLPLLPTIAPVAGAASATILSVTPIIQQASHSPDMPCMQAQYSPAATCSSYAMQTSYASEYSPEIMNPDYAKLTVELSSAEISATATTSLPSFSTFMEGYSGGYELKPSCLYQMQSVSSSSSPSSASQRPLIKMEDNQMHSYHPSLSLTVDESMTSTSMYFKQSPPSTPSTPEFTPQQTWDKSPSHSLSPAQTCMAPCHLVDIAPMKTVPGHFPLFHFKHSPPHAPIVGGHMCYDTTALSLPIRSDRSSASQAAMENHPYRHTMSKRATTLAFAPLGPSTATCNLLGESSNSSSGLPSPSSRSSSAGEGTCAVCGDNAACQHYGVRTCEGCKGFFKRTVQKNAKYVCLANKSCLVDKRRRNRCQYCRFQKCLSVGMVKEVVRTDSLKGRRGRLPSKPKSPLQQEPVQPSPPSPPVNMVNALTQALSDSAPQEHDYSKYCSTEQTSAGTDAEHVQQFYELLTASIEISRDWAEKIPGFTDLPKEDQTLLIESAFLELFILRLSIRSDISEDKLVFCKGLVLHRLQCLRGFGEWLDSIKDFSLNLQSLNLDIPALACLSALSMITDRHGLKEPKKVHELCNKIMGSLKDHLAFNCQNKRQLIESAESKVLGVLADLHAVCTLGLQRIFYLKLEDLVPPPSIIDKLFLDTLPF; encoded by the exons ATGACCCTTATTAAAA tctgtctgtctctctgtgtgtatctctctctctttttcttactctctatctctgtctctctcattgtctccctctctctctgtttttctttctctctgtgtgtctctttagAACCCAGGTTGGAAAAACCCTCTCTCGTGAGCCCTGGCTCCAGCCACAACACTGTTGAGGGATCATCATCACAACTACCACTACTACCTACAATTGCTCCAGTAGCAGGAGCAGCCTCAGCCACCATCCTGTCAGTTACGCCCATCATTCAGCAAGCAAGTCACTCGCCAG ATATGCCCTGTATGCAAGCTCAGTACAGCCCTGCAGCCACTTGCTCAAGTTATGCCATGCAAACTTCCTATGCTTCAGAGTACAGTCCTGAGATCATGAACCCTGACTACGCAAAGTTGACCGTGGAATTATCTAGTGCTGAGATCAGTGCCACTGCTACCACCTCTTTGCCCAGTTTCAGTACCTTTATGGAAGGTTATTCTGGGGGCTATGAACTGAAGCCCTCCTGCCTATACCAAATGCAATCTGTCTCCTCTTCTTCATCACCCTCATCTGCAAGCCAGAGACCCCTCATCAAGATGGAAGACAATCAGATGCACAGTTATCACCCTTCACTTTCTCTAACGGTGGATGAAAGCATGACCAGCACCTCCATGTACTTCAAGCAATCCCCACCCTCTACACCTTCTACCCCTGAATTCACACCCCAACAGACCTGGGATAAATCACCCTCACATTCTCTTTCGCCAGCACAGACTTGCATGGCCCCATGCCACCTGGTAGACATTGCCCCTATGAAAACCGTACCTGGCCACTTTCCACTTTTCCATTTCAAACATTCACCACCCCATGCACCTATTGTAGGTGGCCATATGTGCTATGATACCACTGCCTTGAGCCTACCTATCAGATCAGATAGGTCTAGTGCTAGTCAAGCAGCTATGGAAAATCATCCGTATAGGCACACCATGTCCAAGAGAGCAACCACCTTAGCTTTTGCACCACTGGGCCCCAGTACAGCCACTTGTAACCTTCTAGGTGAGAGCAGCAATAGCAGCAGTGGCCTTCCCTCTCCATCTAGTAGAAGTTCTTCAGCAGGAGAAGGAACTTGTGCTGTTTGTGGGGACAATGCAGCTTGCCAGCATTATGGTGTTCGGACTTGTGAGGGATGCAAGGGCTTCTTCAAG AGaacagttcagaaaaatgcaaaaTATGTTTGCCTGGCCAATAAAAGCTGCCTAGTAGATAAGCGTCGTCGGAACAGATGTCAATACTGCCGATTTCAGAAGTGTCTCAGTGTTGGTATGGTAAAAGAAG TTGTCCGTACTGACAGTTTGAAAGGACGAAGAGGCCGGCTACCTTCAAAACCAAAGAGTCCTTTGCAGCAAGAACCTGTGCAACCCTCCCCTCCATCTCCCCCAGTCAATATGGTGAATGCTCTTACACAAGCCCTATCTGATTCTGCACCCCAGGAACATGATTACTCCAAA TACTGTTCTACGGAACAAACTTCCGCAGGTACAGATGCAGAGCATGTACAACAATTCTACGAACTTCTCACTGCCTCCATTGAAATATCTAGAGACTGGGCAGAAAAAATCCCAGGATTTACTGATCTCCCTAAAGAAGATCAAACTTTACTCATAGAATCAGCTTTTTTGGAACTTTTTATATTACGACTATCCATAAG ATCTGACATTAGTGAAGACAAGCTTGTTTTCTGCAAAGGGCTTGTACTTCATCGACTTCAGTGCCTTCGTGGATTTGGGGAGTGGCTTGACTCAATTAaagatttttctttaaatttacaAAGCCTCAACCTTGACATCCCAGCCTTAGCATGTTTGTCAGCTCTAAGTATGATTACAg ACCGTCATGGATTAAAAGAGCCAAAGAAAGTGCATGAGCTATGCAACAAAATCATGGGCAGCTTGAAAGATCACTTGGCCTTCAACTGTCAGAACAAAAGACAACTCATTGAGTCTGCAGAATCTAAAGTTCTTGGTGTCCTCGCTGACTTACATGCTGTCTGCACACTAGGACTGCAGCGGATCTTTTACCTGAAATTGGAAGATTTAGtgccacctccctccattattgaCAAGCTATTTTTGGACACCTTACCATTCTGA
- the NR4A3 gene encoding nuclear receptor subfamily 4 group A member 3 isoform X2 — translation MPCMQAQYSPAATCSSYAMQTSYASEYSPEIMNPDYAKLTVELSSAEISATATTSLPSFSTFMEGYSGGYELKPSCLYQMQSVSSSSSPSSASQRPLIKMEDNQMHSYHPSLSLTVDESMTSTSMYFKQSPPSTPSTPEFTPQQTWDKSPSHSLSPAQTCMAPCHLVDIAPMKTVPGHFPLFHFKHSPPHAPIVGGHMCYDTTALSLPIRSDRSSASQAAMENHPYRHTMSKRATTLAFAPLGPSTATCNLLGESSNSSSGLPSPSSRSSSAGEGTCAVCGDNAACQHYGVRTCEGCKGFFKRTVQKNAKYVCLANKSCLVDKRRRNRCQYCRFQKCLSVGMVKEVVRTDSLKGRRGRLPSKPKSPLQQEPVQPSPPSPPVNMVNALTQALSDSAPQEHDYSKYCSTEQTSAGTDAEHVQQFYELLTASIEISRDWAEKIPGFTDLPKEDQTLLIESAFLELFILRLSIRSDISEDKLVFCKGLVLHRLQCLRGFGEWLDSIKDFSLNLQSLNLDIPALACLSALSMITDRHGLKEPKKVHELCNKIMGSLKDHLAFNCQNKRQLIESAESKVLGVLADLHAVCTLGLQRIFYLKLEDLVPPPSIIDKLFLDTLPF, via the exons ATGCCCTGTATGCAAGCTCAGTACAGCCCTGCAGCCACTTGCTCAAGTTATGCCATGCAAACTTCCTATGCTTCAGAGTACAGTCCTGAGATCATGAACCCTGACTACGCAAAGTTGACCGTGGAATTATCTAGTGCTGAGATCAGTGCCACTGCTACCACCTCTTTGCCCAGTTTCAGTACCTTTATGGAAGGTTATTCTGGGGGCTATGAACTGAAGCCCTCCTGCCTATACCAAATGCAATCTGTCTCCTCTTCTTCATCACCCTCATCTGCAAGCCAGAGACCCCTCATCAAGATGGAAGACAATCAGATGCACAGTTATCACCCTTCACTTTCTCTAACGGTGGATGAAAGCATGACCAGCACCTCCATGTACTTCAAGCAATCCCCACCCTCTACACCTTCTACCCCTGAATTCACACCCCAACAGACCTGGGATAAATCACCCTCACATTCTCTTTCGCCAGCACAGACTTGCATGGCCCCATGCCACCTGGTAGACATTGCCCCTATGAAAACCGTACCTGGCCACTTTCCACTTTTCCATTTCAAACATTCACCACCCCATGCACCTATTGTAGGTGGCCATATGTGCTATGATACCACTGCCTTGAGCCTACCTATCAGATCAGATAGGTCTAGTGCTAGTCAAGCAGCTATGGAAAATCATCCGTATAGGCACACCATGTCCAAGAGAGCAACCACCTTAGCTTTTGCACCACTGGGCCCCAGTACAGCCACTTGTAACCTTCTAGGTGAGAGCAGCAATAGCAGCAGTGGCCTTCCCTCTCCATCTAGTAGAAGTTCTTCAGCAGGAGAAGGAACTTGTGCTGTTTGTGGGGACAATGCAGCTTGCCAGCATTATGGTGTTCGGACTTGTGAGGGATGCAAGGGCTTCTTCAAG AGaacagttcagaaaaatgcaaaaTATGTTTGCCTGGCCAATAAAAGCTGCCTAGTAGATAAGCGTCGTCGGAACAGATGTCAATACTGCCGATTTCAGAAGTGTCTCAGTGTTGGTATGGTAAAAGAAG TTGTCCGTACTGACAGTTTGAAAGGACGAAGAGGCCGGCTACCTTCAAAACCAAAGAGTCCTTTGCAGCAAGAACCTGTGCAACCCTCCCCTCCATCTCCCCCAGTCAATATGGTGAATGCTCTTACACAAGCCCTATCTGATTCTGCACCCCAGGAACATGATTACTCCAAA TACTGTTCTACGGAACAAACTTCCGCAGGTACAGATGCAGAGCATGTACAACAATTCTACGAACTTCTCACTGCCTCCATTGAAATATCTAGAGACTGGGCAGAAAAAATCCCAGGATTTACTGATCTCCCTAAAGAAGATCAAACTTTACTCATAGAATCAGCTTTTTTGGAACTTTTTATATTACGACTATCCATAAG ATCTGACATTAGTGAAGACAAGCTTGTTTTCTGCAAAGGGCTTGTACTTCATCGACTTCAGTGCCTTCGTGGATTTGGGGAGTGGCTTGACTCAATTAaagatttttctttaaatttacaAAGCCTCAACCTTGACATCCCAGCCTTAGCATGTTTGTCAGCTCTAAGTATGATTACAg ACCGTCATGGATTAAAAGAGCCAAAGAAAGTGCATGAGCTATGCAACAAAATCATGGGCAGCTTGAAAGATCACTTGGCCTTCAACTGTCAGAACAAAAGACAACTCATTGAGTCTGCAGAATCTAAAGTTCTTGGTGTCCTCGCTGACTTACATGCTGTCTGCACACTAGGACTGCAGCGGATCTTTTACCTGAAATTGGAAGATTTAGtgccacctccctccattattgaCAAGCTATTTTTGGACACCTTACCATTCTGA